The following are encoded together in the Ranitomeya imitator isolate aRanImi1 chromosome 4, aRanImi1.pri, whole genome shotgun sequence genome:
- the PURA gene encoding transcriptional activator protein Pur-alpha, producing the protein MADRDSGSEQGGAAMSSGGSSLHPASGIGGSALQHDTQELASKRVDIQNKRFYLDVKQNAKGRFLKIAEVGAGGNKSRLTLSMSVAVEFRDYLGDFIEHYAQLGPSNPDMAQDEPRRALKSEFLVRENRKYYMDLKENQRGRFLRIRQTVNRGPGLGSTQGQTIALPAQGLIEFRDALAKLIDDYGVEEEPAELPEGTSLTVDNKRFFFDVGSNKYGVFMRVSEVKPTYRNSITVPYKVWAKFGHTFCKYAEEMKKIQEKQRDKRAAEQQQQQQEEADDGDDD; encoded by the coding sequence ATGGCGGATAGAGACAGTGGAAGCGAGCAAGGAGGAGCGGCGATGAGCTCCGGTGGCAGCTCGTTACACCCCGCCTCAGGGATCGGGGGCTCGGCTCTGCAGCACGACACCCAGGAGCTGGCCTCTAAGCGGGTGGACATTCAGAACAAACGCTTCTACCTGGACGTTAAGCAGAACGCTAAGGGCCGCTTCCTGAAGATAGCGGAGGTCGGGGCTGGGGGCAATAAGAGCCGGCTGACCCTGTCCATGTCCGTGGCCGTGGAATTCCGCGACTACCTGGGGGATTTTATCGAGCACTATGCGCAGCTCGGACCCAGCAACCCCGACATGGCGCAGGACGAGCCCCGGCGGGCGCTGAAGAGCGAGTTCCTGGTCCGGGAGAACCGAAAGTACTACATGGACCTGAAGGAGAACCAGCGCGGCCGCTTCCTGAGGATCCGCCAGACGGTGAACCGCGGCCCGGGCCTGGGCTCCACACAGGGGCAGACGATCGCGCTGCCGGCGCAGGGACTGATCGAGTTCCGCGATGCCCTGGCCAAGCTGATCGACGACTACGGGGTGGAGGAGGAGCCCGCAGAGTTACCCGAGGGCACCTCCTTAACTGTGGACAACAAGCGCTTTTTCTTCGATGTCGGCTCCAATAAGTACGGGGTGTTCATGCGGGTGAGCGAGGTGAAGCCCACCTACCGCAACTCCATCACCGTCCCGTACAAAGTGTGGGCCAAATTCGGGCACACGTTCTGCAAGTACGCGGAGGAGATGAAGAAGATCCAGGAGAAGCAGCGGGACAAGCGCGCCgccgagcagcagcagcagcagcaggaggaggccgACGACGGCGACGACGATTGA